CTAAACCTCAGTCAAGGTATTTGTTTTTCTTACACATTTTATTGCTAGAAATAAATCCAATTAAAacctatatattttaatttaatgataaaataagtttaatttaatttttttagccaATTAAATAACTATTAGCTATATTTTTACTTCAGGgtcaaataaatttaagttaatataatattttttaaaataatataattttaattttaatttaaaatataaaaaattaagtatttttaattaatataaatttttttgaaaaatacataaaaataatttttacaattataaaaatgaaattttattatatacaaatattatattattaaaaaaagaatatgttattattaagaaaataatattttattatttgacgAACATTCAACACATGTTAATCGAAAACAGCTGCCTAATTCATTAATGGTTACAATTGAAAGCTTTGTTCAGACAATGGTTAGCCTTTTAGAGACAGATccagtaaaaaaaaatacttcaaCTAGCCATTTAAGAGTCAAACTCGAAACATTCTTTGGCTGAGTTATAAAGCAAGCAACTTCTTTGCCTTCAAATATCTGCAGCAAAGAAGTTTCCAGACAGTGATACATGCAAGAAAAAACATGTATTTAGTTCCAGTCATCACAAATGAACAtaacaaagaaaaagagaattaGCTTTGTTCCACCTTCTCGccgagtttgcatgttgtaaaGGCATGTACTGCAGCGAAAAGCATCACCTAGCCCGCAATGAATCATGACAAACAAAAAGATTAAATTTGGTCAATTATACCATTAACAAACAAGACCAAGGGCATAGAATATGACTTCAGggatagaaaaatatttttcccttTAGGACAGTACACAAAATGAATAAAAGTGATTTCTGCTTTCAGAAATTTATGCCCTTTCCATCTAAGATCCACAAGTTTCATTAAAATCTAGGGTTCATTAGTACAATTCCACATTCAAAAGAGAAGAATTGAAGCCATTGCAAATGGTTGGAGatgcaaataaaatatttagcaaATGCTTTGAAGTTTAAACGGATGGGAAACAGTAATTTTAAGAAACTAGGTCAACAACAGGATGTAAACCTGAACTCACTCCAAAAGCTTGAATGACTCCAGATAATCCAACAGATTTCAACTGGATGCCCTGTGCTTCTAAGAACCCTGCCAACAGCAACTTGCGCGCAAGACCAACTATTACCTAAAGAAACACTGCAGTGAGACACTTGACTGTAAACTAAACTTCATCAAGTCATGAGCACCATGAAATGTACCTTATCTGTTTCCTCTGCAACAGAATGAAGAGCCATGTAAATCAGGACAGTCCCCCCAGGCTTCAGAACTCTTGAAATTTCCCCAAGCAACAGGTCACCAGGAAATTCGAGTGACCTAGCTACTTATGAAAATGACAATATCCATAGATGAACAATCCACTGGCAGCCAAGAACAAAAATATAGTCCTCCGCCACCTACTATACTGAACGTTtctataataaaaatagaatgaAAAATGAATCACATAAGAAATGCATTAAAAAATCAGCTAGAATATACTCGACACTTGGAACTTGGTGCTTTGGCCTCACATAAAATCATATGATATGTGGACTTTGTAATAGATGTTACATTGAACTTTCACATTAAAAGAGGAGATAAAAAAACAATATTGACTGATACATGTCATGATAGGATTTGGTAAACCATTCTCTCACAAGGATGGAGCATTTACAATCAAGACATCCAATTAAACTTCTACTCACAAAATATGAACACACAACACTACATGGCAATGATATCCAACTAAGGGGACAAGTACAGCAGATAGTGGGTTTCTTTCACTAATCAAGATATAGAGACAAGAACACTTGTATATTCATCCATTGTGCATTATAGTATTAATGATAAACGGCCCCGGAGACCCTGACCCAGGTTGAGGCTTTAACTCTATTAAAACCCAATATATAGGCCTGCTTCACATACAAGGCTAGGACTTCTTTACAAACCGGACTAAGCTCGAGCCTCCATATGAGAGGCCTAACTCGATTAATCTATTGGATGGGACAATAAACCCCGTGACATTTGGAATTGTATCCACATGGCGACAGATAGAACTAAATGGCCGCATGATAATGGAAAAGGACCTAGTACGTCCGCACGTACGGCCAAGTGTGATTATGACAGGAGAGTACAAATGCAGAATGACAGTTATACGTCATTAGAAGACAAAAGGGAAAAGGAATAAAGGAAGCAGAGGAGGACAAACCAGATCAAACTTATCAAAATACACATTGAGTCCACCTTTTACTGGATCTCAGCCATCAATTAGCGTTATCTGTGGAAACAaaagagatcttttcatcattgGAGTTTTCAACCTCATTTCACCCACTAAGAACGACATGGCCAACCAAAGTAAAAACCATACTGAAAACACTCCAAACAACCTGAGTTCAACTTAGGAAAGACCACAGTTCTCATTCTCTAGCTCAGCTGCCCCATTAAACCAGCCACCTATATCGTTTAACTCGTCATCAAACCTAGCCGGAACCATACCTCGAACTACCTCGTCTGACCAAGAGCTACAAAGTGTAGCTCTCCAATTACAGAATACTGCCCAGTGGCTAGGCCAAATATTATAACAGAAAGGGCTCAAAACCCCGTTGAGCATACCACCTGTAGTCGAGGGGCTCAACGTCAATGAGTCCCAACTCACGTTAAACTATCAAGCTGCCCAGCAGCACAGTAGGAGAATAGATAATGGAGATGGAGAGGCCAATCGGAGAAATAAGCAGATAGCCAAAGCAAGAGGCAGGGCAGTGAGAGCTCATTGAGAATGGTGGGGCTGAGAGCTACTCCTTCAAGCCAGCTGGCTCGGAAAGACCCAGAAGAAAAGACGTGGATGTAGATCAAAAGCTAGAAAGGTTAAAAGAGCAACTACTCACAGAGTTAGAAGCACGAGATAACAGCAGTCCCATGTTGCCAACCTCGTCACCATTTGTGAGACGAGTTTAATAAGAAACTATTCCaaaaaaatttatgatgccAACCATGGCAGCCTATGATAGGACGTGAAATCCCCAGGAGCATAtcttgaactataaaacattcaTGGAATTGCAGACCCACTCGAATATCTTAATGTGTAAGGTTTTCTCCACCACCTTAACAAGACCAGTCAGGGTATGGTTTAACAGCTTAGAGGCAGGAAACATTAAGAGCTTCATAGACCTGGCTAATGTATTCATTAGTAGATTCATCGCTGGAGTTCctgcaaaagaaaaaataagctACTTAAAGACCATTTGACAAAGGAGGAATGAATCCTTGAGGGAGTATGTCGCCAGGTTCAACTTTAAGACTTTGAAGATACTTGAGCTGGATGAAGGGAGAGCAGTAGAAGTCATACAAAAGGACACAACCTCCTTGGAGTTCTTTGAGTCGCTATGCAGAAAGCTTCCCACTTCCCTGtcagagctgatgaagagggccgagaaatatataaggcaggatgactaCTTGTCAACCAGGCGATTTGCCAAAGATGACAGAGACAGAGGAAGGGTTGGAGAGGAGGCAAGATCGGAGACCAGAACCATTGATTAAGCACCGGTCGGAGAAAAAGGAGTAGAGACTCTTTCAACCCTAACTTCCCGCTGAGATTATTTCCGTAAACATGTCCAAAGCCGAAGTACTCGTGATAGTCCAAGATAAAGATTTCATACAATGGCTCAAGCCCATGAAAGCAAAAGCGAGCAGAAGGAACTCAAATAGGTACTGTCAATACCACAGAACTCATGACTCTGACACAAATGATTGCTACCAATTAATAAATAAGATAGAAAGGCTAATCAAAAGAGACTACCTCTGAAATTTCATGAAAAAGCTAGAGGGCTAGAGGCAATAATAAAATACAGCTGGAATCGAAGCACCAATAAACGACGGCTCCCGCAGAACAATCAACATAATTGTAGGAGGGACTGGAGGCCGTATGAGtcggaaaaagaagaagagagataaaaatgaagatgaaGGTAGCGCAAAAATAATACAGGTCATTGAACATTCTTCAACAATCATCTCTTTTTCTCCGGATGATGCACAAGAGTGAGATGCCCTGCACTTCCTGCACTCAAATTATGATTTCAGCtagatttttttccttttagctAATAAactaacaataaaataaaaattatcattttagcattttttcatttcatttatGATTTTTGAGTATTTCACGCTAATACTTTTACTCAAATTATGATGATATATCatcaaataattatatattaattattgtataatttgagtattaaatatattataaaatatattatatgaaattaatGAATATTTGATATTAAAGGACATTTATATCATTTTTATTGTCAGTTTCTACTAAcacaattttactttttaaaaatttaatatgccagccaaataaattttattatatttattactttttagtaaatatatttttcgaGAAATGCACttcctaaaaaataaattaatttgagccAAACGAGATCCTAATTGGATGATACTAGTTAACTTCCTTTATAGTAAAGTTGGAATAGTAAAGTAAGTAAAGTTGAAGACTTCCAAAGAAGTTGATAAATATGGCCAACTAAACAAGACTTGTTTTAACACTTATCGAGAAGTAGAACTTCCTTAGCTAAGTTCTCCCGTATCAAAGAAGgcctaaaattttttattttagtatttaaaaattattttaactaaGTTACTGTATTACCccaatttaatttgaaaacatcactgcatattttatttaatatcatttttaataattttaataataaatgttGAAATATGTCAACTAATTATTTATTACTTATAAGTATTTTAACCAAatacaattatttaaaattttaaattttataagtcTCAAATagtgtttataaataaattttcatagcCTACACTAAATACTCTCTTATTTAGACTTTAATAATAAAGTTGTGAGTTTATTTAGCAAAAATAGTTATACTGATTTGTTTAGCCTTTAGTAAAAAATATAGATATAGATTTggacttatttttatattttatattattatctcTAAATATTCCTACCCAAGTGACAAAGATTGTCGAAAATTGTGTtaaggaaattttttttttaaactctaTTTATGATGAATGTAAGATGCAATTATGAAGTAAAactcatataaaaattaaataaaattcatattttatatCCATCCTAGTTCCATTTAGATAAGAAATTGCTCTTGTTGTAAAAGCATTCTCTTGCTGTGCCAATTGGGGTTTTTCCGGTTCTCTTGATTTTCATTCCTCAATTTTCTCCCAATTTCCTGCCAATTTGGCTATTGGGAAAAtgagagagaagaagagagaactTTACTTTTTCGATGCTTGGCAGACTGGTTGAAATGGTTATGGAATTGAGGATAATGCTGTGGAAAGAGCAAGCAACAATGCAAATTAGGAATTGTTGGCTCTAGCATTTCTTCTTTTCTGGTTTGACAATTTAAGCCATTAGCTAAAGTTTCAAATCTGAATTTCCAAAGCTTCTGGTTAGTCGATTAGACATTGAGACAGAAATGAGGAAATAATTTATGAATTATCAAAAAGTGAATAGTCAATTTTCTTAGTTTGATATTGGGAAGAAGATTTAGTACTGGATTTGCCCTGTTCTGTTTATTTCTGCAAAGTAATTCTTGAAATAATGAGAATAAGCTATCTAAGGATAGAGAAATAAGGAACCAAAAAATGGGCAAGGGCAAATAACTTTACACATGAAATCTAGATGGTGAAAATGAAATCATATCTTTTGGGGATCATACGAATCATATCTATGAACAGAAACCTTTCCAAGTCTAAAAGGAGAGGCAAAAAGGGGAAGCAGAAGAAAAAGTATTTACAAGTTTAAATTCTCTGAAAAACCAGCAAGAAATAAGTTCATCATCTCCTCTGGGAAACTACTTTCGGATGACATGTTCCTCCCCAGATTGTGCATCTATGTGCTTGATCCATCTTTTGCCTCCCTTGCTTAATCCTGAATTTCCCCCACTTGTAGCTACATGCGCGATATCAAGTCCCTTTCCGACCGGCAGAAACACAGACCTGACCAGTCGCCGGGACCCTCCTTCAACAACTGCTCTCCATCTGAAACTTGAACTTCTTGAGCTAGCGTTCTTGCACACCAGAACTGCACCTTGGTTGCTGAGCTTTGCTAGCCTCAACACTCTAGCAAACTCCTTTTGCCGCGAGTCCACCACCACGAAATCAATGCCTTCTAGCCTCTCCATAACCTCCTCTGGTTGCCCAACAACGATTTCTGGTGACATCCCAGCCTTCTCCATGGCTTCTGCATATTTGGATCTTGACTGTTCATCAGGGACTATACAAACGTGTCTTCCACCTGTGAGACGGCTTGCAATGGCCAAGCCAACGCTTGTGGTAATAACTCCACCTTGTGACCACGTTTCTACGATAAGTTTAGCGTTCCATCCTGCAGCCATGGCCGAAACAAGCTCAGCCACACTGGATTCACGACAAAGCTCACACTGCAAACAAAACCCAGAAACAATCCCATGAGAAAGCAGAACAAaaacaagaaaaacaaaaaaattcagGGAGGATGCTTACTGATTTAACAGTTTCGACATAGGCCTTTAGGGCAGATTCAGGGGACCAAACGAGCTTCATTTCTTCCAAAAAACTTCTTTTCCTTCCCTTCTTGTAGCAATGTTTTACTTCGTTGCCAAGTTATAATGGTGTTGACAAATCAGAAATTGATGTGTGGGTTTTTATTTGGGACAGAAAGGCCAGTCTTGAAAATGGTTTTTATTGGACCGTTGACAATAAACCGCGCAAATCCAACGTGTTGTGTGGATTGAGATTAAGATGGGATTAACGTTAGAATGTACAAGCACTTGCCCCACCAACCTGATTTTGGATTTGACTACCTGTCAGTTTCTGACAGGATTACACAATAAAATTACCACTTGTACCCACGCATTACCAAATTGAGCTTATTCTCCTTCTCTTTTTCGCGTTTaggcaataattttttaaaaataatatttttttattaataattaataagtaaataaataaattattaaaaataatattaattaattattatctgAATAATTAttcactattaaaattaatttatttttattatttatgatatAAAAGATGAAAGATCCACCTAGTATCTCTACCAGTGGATAATTTAATAACTATATTGTTAATAAATTAGGAGATATGACCGAGtagtaattttgtaattttccaTTTATATATTTGTGTAGTGTGAAATGGAATGGTTTGCAGTGGGATCCattgagaagaaaaaaaattgaaacatCGAGAAGATGAGACCAAAGAGAGAGAAGGTCAAATAGGGTGGGGAGAGAACAGGTGAAGATTCAGAGGTCACCGCGTCCGTATGCCATTACCAAAATAAAGAGTACGAAATCATAAGGTTCAACAATTTTCTCAGgccaatttcaaaaaaaaaaaaaaaaaaaaaaacaatttgctCATGCCAAAAAATCAACTCTTTGTTTTATCAGGCCAATTGCAACGTCATTTGTTTAATAAATtgtattataatttgaaaaatattatatgcAATCATTTTacacatttaattaattaaaaaaactaaaatttcagaATACTTActaaaatttatagttttttattTAGTTGATCCGTTATGTTTGttatgtaaaatattaaatgaCTCGTTCTTCAGCTGACGTGGATGTCCCGTGGCGATGAGACGGCTATCCTCCTAACTGTGCTGTATTTGTgtacagatttttttttaaataattgccTTGCTCCAATCAAACTCCATGCTTGATCCATCTCTATCAAATGGTAGAGATTGCAATTAAGCAACATAAATTCATATCTCATTAAAAAACCATTTGACTTTCTTGGTATTAGAATAACTGTTTAAAAAACTTaactttgaatttttattattacaatttataAAACTACATCTATGGGATTAATTACATATTAATATTGAAATCTAATGTTTGCTAAAGTGAAGCTTTTACCGCCTAGTTGCCTTTTTACTTCAAAGTTGCCATTGCACTTTGCTTTTCCTGTTGTTGTTGCTCTTCtacttttacagaaaataaaaattaaaacaagtggAGTTATAATTtagtgaataataaaattattaaaactattcttaaatttttatattatttataattatataacttttaatttaattaattttagagttagtgtaaatataaattttgtagTCTACTTGTATTTgacttaaatgatttttttatttttaattacatttttaaattaattaaaaaatcatttaaaaaaattttaatgttaaGTTGCTTATGGTGGTCCACTGGAGATGGGAAAAAGGTGGCGTCGAAGAACAGGACCCTCTTTTATCGGGTGAGCTACTGGCCCACAGGCGATTTTGACGTTTGTTTTTAAATgtgtttttttaatatttgtttcTAAATGTTATTTCCATTTTAAatgtcatttttttatttttttagaaaattaaggaaaatttaattaaatttaatcacaGATAGAGCTGTTTGATACTTTGATTCAAGTTTAAATTCCGATTAAAactaattattctttttataaaaaaaaatatccatTTGCATATAGAAACGTAAGAACACTACGTCTGCAATTCCATTAGATATTTTATTGCAGACTCTAGTAAGCTAGAtttaatttagtaaataaaaaaaacatttaaaatgttagaatttaattataaaaatactaaaatttcagtttttttttttctaaaaaacgaTTATAATATTTCTATTTCATCCTTTTATCAGTTATGGTCATTTTCATGGTTGTGTAGGACCATCAAGTTGTgggatattttaataatttatgataaGGTTTGATGGCCAAGAATGATAACCGACAGTAACCTGAATTAGCAATTAGGTAAACGCATATCccaagtttattattattatgaacaAAGTAAACCTGATGATGATGGATATCACACCCTTGTTAAATAAAGTCCACCACATCAAGTGGAATCAATTCATTCAAtccattaatatatatataaatctctATTGTAATCATTCacaatgtttttattttaaaaaatttatattcaatttttatttgattagaagaaaataatatttgaaaagAGAAATGTATTTTTCATACGACTATTAAAATGAATATTTGAATCGATTTCTGCTTTCCGTAATTTATTCATATTAAGCAAGATTTGAAAAGGGATTTTGTGTGAAAACCATGGGTTGATTTCAGGTATTGGACTTGGTGCATGAACGTGTAATTGGTGGGAGGTTGGCTATTTGTGATCAAATTTTATCTAGAACGTAGAGAACAAGGAAACGTGTGCACAACTATGACTGctataaatatatatcatgataaaaaggaaaaaaatatgtGCTTGAAGGTGTTTTGATTTGATAGTTCCGTGGTTGGACCCTGAAAGCGAAAAATCGGCTAGACTATCAGGTTTGATTTAGGGCCGTTTAAGACTTTTCTTGACGGCATTGCATGGATGCTTCCATAAATTGAACCTTTATTTGAAAGTAGAGACTTGGGTTAGGTTCATGCCTTCTCGGATTCAATCTAAGAAAGAGAggaaatattaaagaaatggaTGAGATGAGATGGGTCATATTACGGTTGGGTTGGGACGTCAATGCAAATAAATATAGTTGATTAGGTTTGTTACAGTTATTTTCAAACCAGCAGTTGTTTGAATTGTTTTGTTCGTTGAAGGGGATCTATGCTCTGTTttatcctttttattttctgGGGTTGATTTGTGACTCTTGACCGGGATAACATTCCACGGGTTAGACCTTGTTATCTGTCATAATTAGAAACAGTAGTCACAGGTTCAAAGATTTAAGTCaggttcaattttattttttagtaaaatttttaaatttatttattttaaattttttttattaatataaatattaaagataaaACTTTTTAATCGAGAGTCAAAATAATTAGAGAAAATTTACATAGATAAAATTTTACATGTTgaatagatatttttatttaattttttagtttgaataatttaaccTATTGTtcacataaatattatttaattttatttatatttataatttattttttaaataaagttaattcaactcataatttattaa
This is a stretch of genomic DNA from Manihot esculenta cultivar AM560-2 chromosome 2, M.esculenta_v8, whole genome shotgun sequence. It encodes these proteins:
- the LOC110609480 gene encoding uncharacterized protein LOC110609480 translates to MKLVWSPESALKAYVETVKSCELCRESSVAELVSAMAAGWNAKLIVETWSQGGVITTSVGLAIASRLTGGRHVCIVPDEQSRSKYAEAMEKAGMSPEIVVGQPEEVMERLEGIDFVVVDSRQKEFARVLRLAKLSNQGAVLVCKNASSRSSSFRWRAVVEGGSRRLVRSVFLPVGKGLDIAHVATSGGNSGLSKGGKRWIKHIDAQSGEEHVIRK